One region of Oligoflexus sp. genomic DNA includes:
- a CDS encoding penicillin-insensitive murein endopeptidase, translating to MPNICSFQLLLLASLSVTSQSIEASTCFGTPRKGRIEGAVALPTDGPNFKAYSLVGVTLRRNYVHEKVRDVVVAAYALLEKKLPDQTFVYGETGWPKGGDFAPHKTHQNGLSVDFMVPLRNPQGEAVEFPSSVMNKWGYGLEFDAKGRLGDLTIDFNAVALHLQALDEAAQKAGLRIRHVIFEPEYQGMLRAAPAWKKLSFPLYPNKVWVRHDEHYHVEFQTDCKP from the coding sequence ATGCCTAACATATGCTCATTCCAACTGCTTCTGCTGGCCTCTTTAAGCGTGACTTCGCAGTCCATTGAGGCCAGCACTTGCTTTGGCACGCCCAGGAAAGGTCGAATTGAAGGGGCAGTCGCTCTTCCGACAGATGGTCCAAACTTTAAAGCCTACAGCCTGGTTGGTGTCACTTTGCGACGCAACTATGTCCATGAAAAGGTGCGGGATGTGGTCGTCGCTGCCTATGCCCTTCTGGAAAAGAAACTTCCGGACCAAACCTTTGTCTACGGGGAAACGGGATGGCCCAAGGGCGGGGATTTCGCCCCGCATAAGACACACCAGAATGGTCTTTCTGTGGATTTCATGGTTCCGCTTCGCAATCCCCAAGGCGAAGCTGTGGAATTCCCATCCAGCGTAATGAATAAATGGGGCTATGGTTTGGAGTTCGATGCCAAAGGGCGGTTGGGTGATCTGACGATCGATTTCAATGCTGTGGCTCTGCATCTTCAGGCTCTCGACGAAGCCGCACAAAAAGCGGGCCTGCGCATTCGGCATGTGATTTTTGAGCCCGAGTATCAGGGTATGCTACGCGCTGCGCCGGCGTGGAAGAAGCTAAGCTTTCCGCTTTATCCCAATAAAGTCTGGGTCCGGCACGACGAGCATTATCACGTGGAGTTTCAAACGGACTGCAAGCCTTAG
- a CDS encoding DUF6006 family protein, producing MQILRNHTMIKIPYGRFLLLPVLALSASSSAFAGLVAKQWYHGWWDCNIDGRPARMVWEVVDDSKTTCSGDICSTTSGVKTIGWFSDNGGPWVRLGINYGWDSNRLGIRYMGQEPDNWYLDFNSQNITAVGKTTWRGQQYPLSCWNRR from the coding sequence ATGCAAATCTTAAGGAACCACACCATGATCAAAATCCCTTATGGACGTTTTCTTTTACTCCCTGTGCTCGCTCTCTCCGCATCCTCCTCGGCATTCGCCGGTCTGGTGGCCAAACAGTGGTATCACGGCTGGTGGGATTGCAATATTGATGGACGTCCAGCCAGGATGGTTTGGGAAGTCGTCGATGATTCCAAGACCACCTGCAGCGGTGATATCTGCTCGACCACATCCGGCGTCAAAACCATCGGCTGGTTCAGCGACAACGGCGGCCCCTGGGTTCGCCTCGGCATCAACTACGGCTGGGACAGCAATCGCCTCGGCATTCGCTACATGGGTCAGGAGCCCGACAACTGGTATCTCGACTTCAACTCTCAGAATATCACGGCAGTTGGCAAAACCACCTGGCGCGGCCAGCAGTATCCTTTGAGCTGTTGGAATCGGCGCTGA
- a CDS encoding DUF2999 family protein, producing MQDLLSLIQKLNVSPDKLQELAKAAQDNPFAAMSKVQELGIPPEVLQQILMTVMSNPSALIDLAKQFGADESTIQSVQDGLDKLNGK from the coding sequence ATGCAAGACTTGCTCTCATTGATCCAAAAGTTGAATGTGTCTCCCGATAAATTGCAGGAACTGGCGAAAGCTGCCCAGGACAACCCTTTTGCAGCCATGTCCAAAGTCCAGGAACTCGGCATTCCCCCTGAAGTGCTGCAGCAGATTCTGATGACTGTGATGTCGAATCCCAGCGCTCTGATTGATCTGGCCAAGCAATTCGGTGCGGATGAATCCACGATTCAATCCGTTCAGGACGGTCTAGATAAACTGAACGGCAAGTGA
- a CDS encoding SCO family protein has translation MPKIPHRTLALAGILIALFLYLFFQNGSRNDPAIGGTELIPAQTIGDFNLVDVYGQPFRKADVLGKWTVLSFGFTHCPDVCPVTLANFRDELNALPLNSRNRIQFVFVTVDPERDTPEVLKNYVQAFHTAIRPVTGSLDDIKQFAGLVHATFSKEGQGEVGIYTMAHNPQYYVINPEGKWQVIYTPPLAKGRLAQDLKSLSRPKRFGIF, from the coding sequence ATGCCAAAAATCCCCCATCGGACGCTGGCACTTGCGGGTATCCTGATCGCCCTCTTTCTCTACCTGTTCTTTCAAAACGGCTCGCGCAATGATCCTGCCATCGGCGGCACGGAATTGATCCCGGCTCAGACAATTGGTGACTTCAATCTGGTCGATGTCTATGGCCAGCCCTTTCGGAAAGCCGATGTCCTTGGCAAATGGACTGTTCTGTCATTCGGATTCACTCATTGTCCGGATGTCTGTCCTGTGACGCTGGCCAACTTCCGTGATGAACTGAACGCTCTGCCGCTCAACAGTCGGAATCGGATTCAATTCGTCTTCGTGACTGTGGATCCCGAGCGCGATACTCCGGAAGTTCTGAAAAACTACGTGCAGGCCTTTCACACAGCCATTCGTCCTGTCACAGGAAGTCTGGACGATATCAAACAATTCGCTGGCCTGGTTCATGCAACATTTTCCAAGGAAGGCCAGGGAGAGGTCGGCATCTATACGATGGCCCATAATCCTCAGTATTATGTGATCAACCCGGAAGGGAAATGGCAGGTCATCTACACTCCACCCTTGGCGAAAGGGCGTTTGGCCCAGGATCTGAAATCACTGAGTCGTCCCAAGCGATTCGGTATTTTTTAA
- the bamE gene encoding outer membrane protein assembly factor BamE domain-containing protein — MQSRQIKSRLMLPVLLFCGLQTACVTRGRDFSSDLSWVKKGQTTQTDVTRLLGEPTAIGNTGGIPTWTYGYYDYRLFGDSDTKELKFYWNGDKIQDFSFNSSFPQDRKRLMFGK; from the coding sequence ATGCAAAGCCGCCAAATCAAAAGCCGTCTGATGCTGCCTGTCCTGCTCTTTTGTGGTCTCCAGACGGCCTGTGTCACGCGTGGCCGCGATTTTTCTTCCGACCTGAGCTGGGTGAAGAAAGGCCAAACGACTCAAACTGACGTAACCCGTCTCCTGGGCGAACCGACGGCCATTGGCAATACTGGCGGTATCCCCACCTGGACCTATGGATACTATGACTATCGCCTCTTCGGTGATAGTGATACGAAAGAACTCAAATTCTATTGGAACGGGGACAAGATCCAGGACTTTTCTTTCAACTCGAGTTTTCCGCAGGATCGTAAACGTCTGATGTTTGGCAAGTGA
- the moaCB gene encoding bifunctional molybdenum cofactor biosynthesis protein MoaC/MoaB has translation MEATSGSHFRMIDVSPKAITHRRALAEGRIYLSPLVFEKISQKTLPKGDALVLAEVAGIMAAKNTALLLPLCHPLPIEAVQVKCELEPESQAVRVRCEVTTSAKTGVEMEALVGVQAALLCIYDLSKGTDPVLQIGDVALLEKEGGKSGFWQHPQHAKRVMKEREKKPETQLNNIRATIVTISDSCYEGSADDTSGTWLTERCEAAGAMISKQYLVPDEVDSIRQVVMESVETHRADLIVTTGGTGLSPRDITPEALKGIWDREVPGFGELLRSSGARHTPLAFLSRSGAGMIGSSLVIMLPGSLKAVKEGLEALLPLLPHAFHVTRGGRHDNQS, from the coding sequence ATGGAAGCCACTTCAGGTTCTCATTTCCGCATGATCGATGTCAGTCCCAAGGCGATCACGCACAGGCGTGCTTTGGCCGAAGGACGCATCTACTTGAGTCCGCTGGTATTCGAGAAAATCAGCCAAAAGACGCTGCCCAAAGGCGACGCTCTTGTGCTCGCTGAGGTGGCTGGAATCATGGCTGCGAAGAATACGGCCCTGCTGCTTCCGCTCTGCCATCCGCTGCCCATCGAAGCCGTTCAGGTGAAGTGTGAGCTGGAACCTGAATCTCAGGCTGTCCGGGTGCGCTGTGAAGTGACCACGTCGGCGAAAACCGGCGTGGAGATGGAAGCTCTGGTCGGTGTGCAGGCGGCGCTGCTGTGCATCTACGATTTAAGCAAAGGCACCGATCCCGTGCTGCAGATCGGTGATGTCGCGCTCCTGGAAAAAGAAGGCGGCAAGTCCGGTTTCTGGCAGCATCCGCAGCACGCGAAACGCGTGATGAAGGAGCGGGAGAAAAAGCCGGAGACGCAGCTGAATAATATTCGCGCCACCATCGTCACCATCAGTGACAGCTGCTATGAAGGCTCGGCGGATGATACGTCGGGCACCTGGCTGACGGAACGCTGTGAAGCCGCGGGCGCGATGATCAGCAAACAGTATCTTGTGCCCGATGAGGTCGATTCGATTCGTCAGGTGGTGATGGAGTCCGTGGAAACCCATCGCGCGGATCTGATCGTGACGACCGGCGGAACCGGCCTTTCGCCGCGTGATATCACGCCCGAAGCTTTGAAAGGCATTTGGGATCGTGAGGTGCCTGGCTTCGGCGAGCTTCTGCGCAGTTCCGGTGCGCGGCATACGCCCCTGGCTTTTTTAAGCCGCTCGGGTGCGGGCATGATTGGATCGAGTCTTGTCATCATGCTGCCAGGCAGCTTGAAAGCCGTGAAAGAAGGATTGGAGGCACTCCTGCCTCTTCTGCCGCATGCCTTTCATGTGACGCGCGGTGGACGCCACGACAACCAATCTTGA
- the glp gene encoding gephyrin-like molybdotransferase Glp, protein MLSYTKARAMVEERGHERQASRFEDRRAVPLFSAQGLILAEDIVSPEAVPSFDNSAMDGYAVRAAATHHASPEIPVEFDVLGTVAAGDQPGAFDGDGVVEIMTGAPVPAGVFDAVIRVEDTAKIPEDSKVLIKRPVHAGDNIRRRGSDFEWNQKLAGPGQVVTPELMMSAASLGLDTLPVQDPVRIALLITGRELSRFSDKDLAPGMIRDASGPYLQAALNRPDFDLVAHKMLIDDAALFQAEALKILELQPDIIISTGAVSMGKYDFIKDSLMELGAELHFHKVAMRPGKPLLFAEWRNGPVWFGLPGNPVSTVVGWRFFIDPYVRALRGQGPEKPMPARLVKPYKKPEGLTCFLKARSELVEGTFRVEILEGQGSYMLSPLLKANCWVALESEAEFLEQDALVSVYPLSALS, encoded by the coding sequence ATGCTGAGCTATACCAAAGCCCGGGCGATGGTGGAAGAACGCGGTCATGAGCGACAGGCCTCACGGTTTGAAGATCGACGCGCTGTGCCGCTATTTTCAGCCCAGGGTTTGATCCTGGCTGAAGACATCGTGAGCCCCGAGGCCGTGCCCTCCTTTGATAATTCCGCTATGGATGGCTACGCGGTAAGAGCCGCGGCGACCCATCATGCGAGCCCGGAAATTCCCGTAGAATTCGATGTGCTCGGAACAGTCGCGGCCGGTGATCAACCAGGAGCCTTCGATGGCGATGGCGTCGTCGAAATCATGACGGGCGCGCCCGTGCCCGCGGGTGTGTTCGATGCTGTCATTCGTGTGGAAGATACCGCGAAAATTCCCGAGGATAGTAAGGTCCTCATCAAACGCCCCGTTCACGCCGGCGATAATATCCGGCGGCGCGGTTCGGATTTTGAATGGAATCAAAAGCTGGCGGGTCCGGGCCAGGTGGTGACGCCGGAACTCATGATGAGTGCTGCGAGCCTTGGCCTCGATACGCTTCCCGTTCAGGATCCGGTGCGTATCGCGCTCCTGATCACCGGCCGTGAACTGAGTCGGTTTTCGGACAAGGATCTGGCGCCTGGTATGATTCGTGATGCCTCGGGCCCTTATCTGCAGGCGGCTTTGAATCGGCCTGATTTTGATCTGGTCGCGCATAAGATGCTGATTGATGATGCTGCGCTTTTCCAGGCGGAGGCTCTGAAGATTCTGGAGCTGCAGCCGGATATCATCATCAGCACAGGTGCGGTGTCGATGGGCAAATACGATTTCATCAAAGACAGCCTGATGGAGCTGGGCGCTGAGCTGCATTTCCATAAGGTGGCCATGCGTCCCGGCAAGCCTTTGCTCTTCGCTGAGTGGCGCAATGGACCGGTGTGGTTTGGTCTGCCTGGCAATCCGGTTTCGACCGTTGTGGGCTGGCGTTTTTTCATCGACCCCTATGTGCGCGCTCTCAGGGGCCAGGGCCCGGAAAAGCCCATGCCGGCGCGTCTTGTGAAGCCCTATAAAAAACCAGAGGGATTGACCTGCTTTTTGAAGGCAAGGTCTGAACTTGTGGAAGGGACTTTTCGGGTCGAGATCCTGGAAGGCCAAGGGTCATATATGCTGAGCCCGCTTTTGAAAGCCAACTGTTGGGTGGCGCTTGAAAGCGAAGCTGAGTTTTTGGAGCAGGATGCTCTGGTTTCTGTTTATCCTTTATCGGCTTTAAGTTGA
- a CDS encoding MoaD/ThiS family protein: protein MLEINIRLFGAFRDFAQNPLVSFECAPGTSIAELRLQMESRLENMRPGAGVSGLLKQSVFADERQVLGEEFRLERSQELAIIPPVCGG from the coding sequence ATGCTGGAAATCAATATCCGACTGTTCGGAGCCTTTCGTGATTTCGCTCAGAATCCGCTGGTGTCGTTTGAATGCGCCCCCGGCACGAGCATAGCGGAACTGCGCCTGCAGATGGAGTCACGGCTTGAGAATATGCGGCCCGGTGCCGGTGTCTCGGGTCTTTTGAAGCAATCGGTCTTTGCTGATGAGCGTCAGGTCCTGGGCGAGGAGTTTCGTTTGGAGCGGAGTCAGGAACTGGCGATTATTCCGCCCGTGTGCGGGGGCTGA
- a CDS encoding response regulator produces the protein MGARKENKTLDQILAENKDITGTILVVDDNDDIVEITKTALQRFTKFKVLTASNGREALEALFHNSVDVIILDDHMPEMSGVEFFRIIRQRSIYVPVIFLTGKPDETAREQQLSMGAFDYLEKPVKARDLILLVMEAAKVMDRIRAILERRA, from the coding sequence ATGGGCGCACGGAAGGAAAACAAGACCCTCGATCAGATCCTTGCAGAAAACAAGGACATCACAGGAACCATTCTTGTGGTTGATGATAATGACGATATTGTTGAAATCACCAAGACTGCTTTGCAGCGCTTCACCAAATTCAAAGTGCTGACGGCCTCCAACGGCCGGGAAGCGCTGGAAGCGCTCTTTCATAATTCGGTGGACGTCATCATCCTCGATGATCACATGCCCGAGATGAGCGGCGTCGAATTCTTCCGCATCATTCGCCAGCGCTCCATCTATGTTCCGGTGATTTTCCTGACTGGAAAACCGGACGAGACAGCCCGCGAGCAGCAGCTGTCCATGGGAGCCTTCGATTACCTTGAAAAACCAGTGAAAGCCCGTGACCTTATACTTCTGGTCATGGAAGCGGCCAAGGTCATGGACCGCATCCGCGCGATTCTGGAACGCCGCGCGTGA
- a CDS encoding DoxX family protein, translated as MIRTILMVLLALFMIGGGINHFLTPEFYMRMMPPYIPAPEFMVALSGVIEVALGVGLLIPKTRVLAAWGIVALLIAVFPANIHMYVNRDQWPEVPGFVTLIRLPFQFIFIAWAWMFTRKGQRA; from the coding sequence ATGATCCGAACAATCTTAATGGTTCTGCTCGCGCTGTTTATGATCGGCGGTGGAATCAATCATTTCCTGACCCCCGAATTTTATATGCGCATGATGCCGCCTTACATTCCTGCGCCGGAGTTCATGGTCGCTTTGAGTGGTGTCATTGAAGTGGCTCTGGGGGTCGGACTATTGATCCCCAAAACGCGGGTGTTGGCGGCCTGGGGAATTGTGGCTCTTTTGATTGCGGTGTTTCCTGCGAATATCCATATGTATGTGAATCGGGACCAGTGGCCTGAAGTCCCAGGTTTTGTCACTTTGATTCGCCTGCCGTTTCAGTTTATTTTTATAGCCTGGGCTTGGATGTTCACGCGTAAAGGGCAGCGAGCATGA
- a CDS encoding M48 family metalloprotease, translated as MMRIVYGLGLMAGLLSCKTTHPSQLQHDEGRFLNHPSGWQWLAVDRAEFLAMNAYRLNFLGKVPVGAEDPRQKRAERLLQELVTGVMQNHPELAAVPPLNVILLAEREGPPDGSLNAAAWDGERCYAIPLTQMDAPADAGTGDLRLNPAAGMIEQQWSACDQAVPVPSTQLDSLRDWLQFHVPGCKLDVKGNGLQTQGCNLSLAQGQSLSLPQMVNWISVDIGLLAQFTDAEVKGVLAHEISHYYLAHSVQPPRLYNYFFKSDQKRLQKPLPDPGSQDIAQRLRAATKALRPDRPVTGARYHPLVLAIAGESYLGLNFGSKGYCRGRWFKDLACTKECDALQALGEDRGYFDLLDAIQNFEGIYAPASYLSAEKVANSCLASLKFKSLEAQQGFLKALNGQQSVLELPIDAKLHPNLDAYFQDLAPRWSNLIEKHNESPSQLIQSEAIDQDLGFYTREVEADELGLEIYRRIGEDPQVMIEAFIKVAEDDEAAGVWPAWGEVGGQQCRRLLKEQWPQRPPIARFTDDHLSPCYRAFNIAAELKRHPVLKP; from the coding sequence ATGATGCGGATAGTTTATGGTTTGGGTCTGATGGCCGGGCTTTTGTCGTGCAAAACGACCCATCCTTCGCAGCTGCAGCACGATGAGGGGCGGTTTTTGAATCACCCGAGTGGCTGGCAGTGGCTGGCCGTGGATCGGGCGGAGTTTTTGGCGATGAATGCCTATCGCCTGAATTTTTTGGGCAAGGTGCCGGTTGGGGCCGAGGACCCCAGGCAGAAGAGGGCGGAAAGACTGCTGCAGGAACTCGTGACAGGCGTGATGCAGAATCATCCTGAATTGGCTGCTGTACCGCCTCTGAATGTGATCCTGCTGGCCGAGCGGGAAGGACCGCCTGATGGGAGTTTGAACGCAGCGGCCTGGGATGGGGAGCGTTGCTATGCTATTCCGCTGACGCAGATGGATGCGCCGGCGGACGCGGGAACAGGGGATCTGCGTTTAAACCCGGCAGCTGGAATGATAGAGCAGCAGTGGAGCGCTTGTGATCAAGCGGTTCCGGTGCCGTCCACGCAATTGGACTCGCTGCGCGATTGGCTTCAGTTTCATGTGCCTGGCTGCAAGCTGGATGTGAAGGGGAATGGCCTTCAAACTCAAGGCTGCAATCTTTCGCTGGCTCAGGGTCAATCCCTTTCTTTGCCGCAGATGGTGAACTGGATCAGCGTTGATATCGGACTTCTGGCTCAATTTACTGATGCCGAGGTCAAAGGGGTGCTGGCGCACGAGATATCGCATTATTACCTGGCTCACAGCGTGCAGCCGCCGCGCCTCTATAATTATTTTTTCAAAAGCGACCAGAAACGCTTGCAAAAGCCTCTGCCGGATCCAGGATCGCAGGATATTGCGCAGCGATTGCGTGCAGCAACCAAAGCTCTGCGGCCCGATCGGCCGGTGACAGGGGCGCGTTATCATCCCCTGGTTTTGGCGATCGCGGGGGAATCGTATCTCGGTTTGAATTTTGGTAGCAAAGGATACTGCCGCGGACGCTGGTTTAAAGATCTTGCGTGCACCAAAGAGTGCGATGCTCTGCAGGCTTTGGGTGAAGATCGTGGGTATTTTGATCTTTTGGATGCGATTCAAAATTTTGAAGGGATTTATGCCCCGGCTTCCTATCTGAGCGCAGAAAAAGTCGCGAACAGTTGCCTTGCGTCTTTGAAATTCAAGAGCCTGGAAGCTCAGCAGGGTTTTTTGAAGGCTTTGAACGGACAGCAGAGTGTGTTGGAACTGCCGATTGATGCAAAACTGCATCCGAACCTTGATGCCTATTTCCAGGATCTTGCGCCGCGTTGGTCGAACCTTATTGAAAAGCATAATGAGTCCCCGTCGCAGCTGATTCAAAGTGAGGCTATAGATCAGGATCTTGGCTTCTACACGCGTGAAGTGGAAGCCGATGAGCTGGGACTTGAGATCTATCGCCGCATTGGAGAAGACCCCCAGGTCATGATCGAAGCCTTTATCAAGGTGGCGGAGGATGATGAGGCCGCCGGAGTCTGGCCTGCCTGGGGCGAGGTCGGCGGTCAGCAGTGCCGCCGTCTTCTGAAAGAGCAGTGGCCGCAAAGGCCGCCCATTGCTCGTTTTACGGACGATCATTTGTCACCGTGCTACCGCGCATTCAATATTGCGGCTGAGTTGAAACGTCACCCTGTACTGAAGCCCTGA
- a CDS encoding ATP-binding protein: MHESAFIYRWIWITWLWAGPMLLQAKGQPTPFADKIADFDERTFINPAAVVREGTALWKAQGASMVPEDIVGLSVVIAESAGLYGKSETVWEWVQRGQAVIDRVDRPVERIRLYSLAGVAMEFQGKSQDARASHMKAIATAVAHKNLAMEAYALELFTYFANREADYRAVVENVKRLQEIYQQLPRGLAYYNTRAAVGSFFASDFYKRHDEGIALIKEAIAYFETHDKTFLAFNYNNSLTGLYALIKPEEAIRLGLQLIEKFPDTPDMPYSKYVSDSLGGAYFKLQNYREALHYFRRSAEFWQGNGDNKLYYSELMFNVCQTYIKLKDYDKAWETCEKIRDFPGQASLSNKRTWYELQADLARHRAQPSEELRALRKLVELTNQYHEEQNADISQKMAAQFDLKRIEEQKNQLELINQAKTLELERVERIQRLLILLSILILGLLVLALLYIRKRHEALEKQKVLQEILDTINEGIVRIGKGRKILPYYSRATSTFLGRDDSLVGQEILPILLGHAQLPTDQIRVIEECLNTILGEHADNWEFNGVHLPQQIKVGTKVLSLAWQPTIRHQKVEDLILTIVDISRHLELEEEVRVERKKNSAFHELIGELRRVSMQRALNLLKDIQARLQNRDILKDKVWLHTQKGIARTLGLQKLSDAIHQLETSVIESEAPLIRDALNPLEETLQNYFAVAQEIGPQIQPEAGQDLLALSSEILGGLRPTLAQHGITLKEIQVVDRYQAWTEKRLKMLREILVHAITNSFDHGFIRSQKHEARLQIEAYENAGAFHLSLRDNGSGLNWDHIKKMARERGLSTDDPERLAALLFEDGISTTQMVSTLSGRGLGLSAIRQNCQKLDGHCSLADNPDGPGTEMRLSWPESSWDERLPKVS, from the coding sequence TTGCACGAATCTGCGTTTATCTATCGCTGGATCTGGATCACCTGGCTATGGGCCGGGCCCATGCTGCTGCAGGCCAAGGGCCAGCCCACTCCCTTTGCCGATAAAATCGCCGACTTTGACGAACGCACCTTCATCAACCCTGCGGCCGTTGTTCGTGAAGGCACTGCATTATGGAAAGCCCAGGGCGCATCCATGGTTCCCGAAGATATCGTAGGACTAAGCGTTGTCATCGCGGAATCCGCTGGTCTTTACGGCAAATCCGAAACAGTCTGGGAATGGGTGCAGCGGGGCCAGGCCGTGATCGATAGAGTCGATCGCCCGGTCGAGCGGATTCGACTTTATTCCCTGGCAGGTGTCGCCATGGAATTTCAGGGGAAGTCCCAGGACGCACGGGCCTCACATATGAAGGCCATTGCAACCGCAGTCGCCCACAAAAACCTTGCGATGGAAGCCTACGCCCTTGAACTTTTCACCTACTTCGCCAACCGCGAAGCCGATTATCGCGCCGTGGTGGAGAACGTCAAGCGCCTTCAGGAAATCTATCAGCAACTTCCGCGTGGCCTCGCTTACTACAATACCAGAGCTGCCGTTGGTTCCTTCTTCGCCTCTGACTTCTATAAACGTCACGATGAAGGAATAGCCCTGATCAAGGAAGCCATCGCTTACTTTGAAACCCATGACAAAACTTTCCTGGCCTTTAACTACAATAACTCCTTGACCGGCCTATACGCCTTGATCAAACCCGAGGAAGCCATTCGCCTGGGTCTGCAGCTGATCGAAAAATTCCCCGACACGCCTGATATGCCTTATTCCAAGTACGTTTCCGACAGCCTAGGGGGAGCGTATTTCAAGCTCCAGAACTACCGCGAGGCCCTCCATTATTTCCGTCGATCCGCAGAATTCTGGCAAGGGAATGGCGATAACAAACTCTACTATTCCGAACTCATGTTCAATGTTTGCCAGACCTACATCAAGCTGAAGGACTACGACAAGGCATGGGAAACCTGCGAAAAGATCCGTGATTTCCCGGGCCAGGCGTCACTCAGCAATAAGCGCACCTGGTATGAGCTCCAGGCAGACCTCGCCCGCCACCGGGCGCAACCATCTGAAGAACTGCGGGCTCTGCGTAAGCTGGTGGAACTCACCAACCAGTATCATGAAGAGCAAAACGCCGACATCAGCCAGAAGATGGCCGCTCAGTTCGATCTGAAGCGTATCGAAGAACAGAAAAATCAGCTCGAACTCATCAACCAGGCCAAAACCCTGGAACTGGAACGCGTCGAGCGTATTCAGCGTCTTTTGATTCTACTGTCCATCCTGATCCTCGGTCTTTTGGTTCTGGCCCTGCTTTACATTCGCAAACGCCACGAGGCCCTGGAAAAACAAAAGGTCCTCCAGGAGATTCTCGACACCATCAACGAAGGGATTGTGCGCATCGGCAAGGGCCGCAAGATTCTGCCCTATTATTCCCGCGCCACCAGCACCTTTTTGGGCCGCGACGACAGCCTCGTCGGTCAGGAGATTCTGCCTATCCTCCTCGGTCATGCGCAGCTTCCCACCGATCAGATCCGGGTGATCGAAGAGTGCCTCAACACCATACTCGGTGAACATGCCGACAACTGGGAATTCAACGGAGTGCACCTGCCCCAGCAGATCAAGGTCGGGACGAAGGTTCTGTCGCTGGCCTGGCAACCGACCATTAGGCATCAGAAGGTCGAGGATTTGATTCTGACCATCGTCGATATCTCGCGGCATCTGGAGCTGGAAGAGGAAGTGCGGGTGGAACGCAAGAAAAACAGCGCCTTCCATGAATTGATTGGCGAGCTACGTCGGGTTTCAATGCAAAGGGCTCTGAACCTTCTGAAGGATATTCAGGCCCGTCTCCAGAACCGTGATATTCTGAAAGACAAAGTCTGGCTTCATACTCAAAAGGGTATAGCGCGCACATTGGGCCTGCAAAAACTCAGTGATGCCATCCATCAGCTTGAAACATCCGTCATCGAGAGCGAAGCCCCCTTGATCCGGGATGCTCTTAATCCCTTGGAAGAAACTCTTCAGAATTACTTTGCCGTGGCCCAGGAAATCGGCCCTCAGATTCAGCCCGAAGCCGGTCAGGATCTTCTGGCCCTCAGCAGTGAAATCCTGGGTGGCCTGCGCCCCACTCTTGCGCAGCATGGGATTACGCTGAAGGAGATTCAGGTCGTCGATCGGTATCAGGCGTGGACGGAAAAGCGTTTAAAAATGCTGCGAGAGATCCTGGTCCATGCCATCACCAATAGCTTCGATCATGGATTTATCCGCAGTCAAAAGCATGAAGCGCGACTGCAAATCGAGGCCTATGAAAACGCAGGGGCCTTCCATCTCAGTCTTCGCGATAACGGATCGGGATTGAATTGGGACCACATTAAAAAAATGGCGCGCGAACGTGGGCTTTCCACTGATGATCCCGAGCGGCTCGCGGCCCTGCTTTTCGAAGACGGAATTTCCACCACCCAGATGGTGAGTACCTTAAGCGGCCGTGGGCTTGGCCTCTCCGCGATTCGGCAGAACTGTCAGAAGCTCGATGGCCACTGCAGCCTTGCCGATAATCCCGATGGCCCTGGCACTGAAATGCGCCTCAGCTGGCCGGAAAGCAGCTGGGATGAGCGCCTCCCCAAGGTATCCTGA